In Populus nigra chromosome 1, ddPopNigr1.1, whole genome shotgun sequence, one genomic interval encodes:
- the LOC133672506 gene encoding GBF-interacting protein 1-like isoform X2, with amino-acid sequence MVTTTAAAAAGGGGASTSSGQQQTHTLSAKVRKTIQSIKEIVGNFSDADIYMVLKETNMDPNETAQKLLNQDPFHEVKRKREKKKENTSYRGSVDSRKHSENFGQGMRPHTFSDRNAQRGGYTRTASPGNRGINREFRVVRDNRVNQNTSREPKPALLHGSTSAKEQGSGVVTEKGSTGISSNLKPSDAWSSHQASNGPIDSEPRHNRDANSSVGDRKVVSEEKRSVASNAATSRVQVAKSNNSQQHNALQASSNPVVGVYSSSTDPVHVPSPDSRSSGVVGAIKREVGVVGGRRQSFENAVKDLSSSNSFSESFRPFTAISKTDQVSQTAAIEPMPSVPVNRSFLNNQYNNRPHQQAVGHPKASQHNKEWKPKSSQKSSVTSPGVIGTPTKSSSPPTDNSKNMELDAANLQDKFSRINIHENQNVIIAQHIRVHETDRCKLTFGSFGVGFDAPRTPGFQAVGISEESNGESAISLPASAPDSSSDDASGGKQIELLDDQARNYGSDSPAASLESEHPLPVKSSSPPNLDNYADIGLVRNSSPSYAPSESQQQQDHPELPSFSAYDPQTGYDISYFRPQIDETVRGQGLPSPHEALTTHTANNVPASTMSTVQQQPPMAQMYPQVHVSQFTNLVPYRQFISPVYVPPMPMPGYSSSPAYPHPSNGNSYLLMPGGGSHLNANGLKYGIQHYKPVPGNNPAGFGNFVSPSGYAINAPGVVGSATGLEDSSRMKYKDGNLYVPNPQAEASEIWIQNPREIPGMQSAPYYNMPGQTHTAYLPSHTGHASFNAAAAQSSHMQFPGLYPPTPQPPAMASPHHLGPVMGGNVGVGVAPNAPGAQVGAYQQPQLGHLNWTTNF; translated from the exons ATGGTTACTAcaactgctgctgctgctgctggtggtggtggtgctagTACTAGTAGTGGACAGCAGCAGACGCATACACTGTCAGCGAAAGTGAGGAAAACTATACAATCGATCAAAGAAATTGTGGGTAATTTCTCCGATGCTGATATTTACATGGTCCTTAAAGAGACCAACATGGATCCTAATGAGACCGCTCAAAAACTGCTCAATCAAG ATCCGTTTCATGAGgtaaagagaaaaagagaaaagaagaaagag AATACGAGTTACAGAGGCTCCGTTGATTCAAGAAAACATTCTGAGAATTTTGGTCAAGGGATGAGACCTCATACATTTTCAGATCGTAATGCTCAACGAGGAGGCTATACTCGAACTGCTTCACCTGGTAATAGAGGAATCAACAGAGAATTCCGTGTTGTGAGAGACAACAGAGTTAACCAAAATACAAGTAGAGAACCAAAGCCTGCTTTGCTGCACGGTTCAACATCAGCAAAGGAGCAAGGCAGTGGAGTTGTTACCGAAAAAGG TTCAACAGGAATTTCAAGCAACTTAAAGCCTTCCGATGCATGGAGTTCACACCAAGCTTCTAATGGGCCTATTGATTCAGAACCGAGACACAACAGAGATGCTAATTCAAGTGTTGGTGATAGGAAAGTGGTATCAGAGGAAAAGCGGTCTGTAGCTTCTAATGCTGCTACTTCAAGGGTACAAGTGGCGAAATCCAATAATTCTCAACAACACAATGCATTGCAAGCTTCAAGCAATCCTGTTGTTGGGGTGTACTCCTCCTCGACAGATCCTGTGCATGTGCCATCTCCTGATTCCAGGTCATCTGGTGTTGTTGGGGCGATCAAGCGTGAGGTTGGGGTGGTGGGTGGTCGCCGCCAGTCCTTTGAAAATGCAGTCAAAGATTTGTCATCAAGTAATTCATTTTCAGAATCATTTCGTCCTTTCACTGCAATATCTAAGACTGATCAAGTCAGCCAAACTGCTGCAATTGAACCAATGCCCAGCGTCCCTGTTAACAGATCATTCTTAAACAATCAGTATAACAACAGGCCACATCAACAAGCCGTGGGTCATCCTAAAG CTTCACAACATAACAAAGAGTGGAAACCAAAGTCGAGTCAGAAATCAAGTGTTACTAGCCCTGGAGTGATTGGAACACCTACAAAATCCAGTTCGCCTCCCACAGATAATTCAAAGAACATGGAATTGGATGCAGCTAATTTGCAGGACAAGTTTTCACGAATAAACATCCATGAAAACCAGAATGTAATCATAGCACAACATATTCGAGTCCATGAGACTGATAGGTGCAAGCTGACCTTTGGGAGTTTTGGAGTGGGATTTGATGCTCCCAGGACACCTGGATTTCAAGCAGTTGGGATTTCAGAAGAATCAAATGGGGAATCTGCCATCAG TTTACCAGCATCTGCTCCGGATTCTTCCAGTGATGACGCTTCTGGTGGAAAGCAGATTGAGTTGCTAGATGATCAAGCAAGAAATTATGGATCTGATTCACCTGCAGCCAGTTTAGAATCAGAACATCCATTGCCTGTGAAGTCATCAAGTCCTCCAAACTTGGATAATTATGCTGATATTGGTTTGGTTCGAAACAGCAGTCCATCCTATGCTCCTTCAGAGTCACAGCAGCAGCAAGATCATCCTGAGTTACCAAGCTTTTCG GCATATGATCCCCAGACTGGTTATGATATATCATACTTCCGTCCCCAAATTGACGAGACAGTACGAGGTCAGGGTCTACCATCTCCACACGAG GCCTTAACCACTCATACAGCCAACAACGTTCCTGCATCAACAATGTCCACGGTGCAACAGCAGCCTCCAATGGCTCAAATGTACCCACAAGTTCATGTCTCACAATTCACAAATCTTGTGCCATATCGTCAGTTCATCTCTCCGGTTTATGTTCCACCAATGCCCATGCCTGGCTACTCCAGCAGCCCTGCATATCCACATCCTTCAAATGGCAATAGTTACTTGCTGATGCCCGGAGGTGGCTCCCATCTCAATGCCAATGGCCTCAAGTATGGAATCCAGCATTATAAGCCAGTTCCTGGCAACAATCCTGCTGGTTTTGGAAATTTTGTGAGTCCAAGTGGGTATGCTATTAATGCTCCTGGTGTGGTTGGAAGTGCAACAGGCCTCGAAGACTCATCTCGGATGAAGTACAAAGATGGAAACCTTTATGTTCCTAATCCACAG GCCGAGGCATCTGAAATTTGGATTCAGAACCCAAGGGAGATCCCGGGCATGCAATCTGCTCCATACTATAACATGCCTGGGCAAACACATACTGCTTATTTGCCATCCCACACTGGTCACGCCTCCTTCAATGCAGCTGCAGCACAATCTTCTCACATGCAATTCCCAGGCTTGTATCCTCCTACTCCACAGCCACCTGCAATGGCAAGTCCACACCATTTGGGTCCCGTTATGGGTGGTAATGTTGGAGTTGGTGTTGCCCCAAATGCTCCTGGGGCACAAGTGGGTGCTTATCAGCAACCTCAATTAGGCCATCTCAACTGGACAACAAACTTCTGA
- the LOC133672506 gene encoding GBF-interacting protein 1-like isoform X1, with protein sequence MVTTTAAAAAGGGGASTSSGQQQTHTLSAKVRKTIQSIKEIVGNFSDADIYMVLKETNMDPNETAQKLLNQDPFHEVKRKREKKKENTSYRGSVDSRKHSENFGQGMRPHTFSDRNAQRGGYTRTASPGNRGINREFRVVRDNRVNQNTSREPKPALLHGSTSAKEQGSGVVTEKGSSTGISSNLKPSDAWSSHQASNGPIDSEPRHNRDANSSVGDRKVVSEEKRSVASNAATSRVQVAKSNNSQQHNALQASSNPVVGVYSSSTDPVHVPSPDSRSSGVVGAIKREVGVVGGRRQSFENAVKDLSSSNSFSESFRPFTAISKTDQVSQTAAIEPMPSVPVNRSFLNNQYNNRPHQQAVGHPKASQHNKEWKPKSSQKSSVTSPGVIGTPTKSSSPPTDNSKNMELDAANLQDKFSRINIHENQNVIIAQHIRVHETDRCKLTFGSFGVGFDAPRTPGFQAVGISEESNGESAISLPASAPDSSSDDASGGKQIELLDDQARNYGSDSPAASLESEHPLPVKSSSPPNLDNYADIGLVRNSSPSYAPSESQQQQDHPELPSFSAYDPQTGYDISYFRPQIDETVRGQGLPSPHEALTTHTANNVPASTMSTVQQQPPMAQMYPQVHVSQFTNLVPYRQFISPVYVPPMPMPGYSSSPAYPHPSNGNSYLLMPGGGSHLNANGLKYGIQHYKPVPGNNPAGFGNFVSPSGYAINAPGVVGSATGLEDSSRMKYKDGNLYVPNPQAEASEIWIQNPREIPGMQSAPYYNMPGQTHTAYLPSHTGHASFNAAAAQSSHMQFPGLYPPTPQPPAMASPHHLGPVMGGNVGVGVAPNAPGAQVGAYQQPQLGHLNWTTNF encoded by the exons ATGGTTACTAcaactgctgctgctgctgctggtggtggtggtgctagTACTAGTAGTGGACAGCAGCAGACGCATACACTGTCAGCGAAAGTGAGGAAAACTATACAATCGATCAAAGAAATTGTGGGTAATTTCTCCGATGCTGATATTTACATGGTCCTTAAAGAGACCAACATGGATCCTAATGAGACCGCTCAAAAACTGCTCAATCAAG ATCCGTTTCATGAGgtaaagagaaaaagagaaaagaagaaagag AATACGAGTTACAGAGGCTCCGTTGATTCAAGAAAACATTCTGAGAATTTTGGTCAAGGGATGAGACCTCATACATTTTCAGATCGTAATGCTCAACGAGGAGGCTATACTCGAACTGCTTCACCTGGTAATAGAGGAATCAACAGAGAATTCCGTGTTGTGAGAGACAACAGAGTTAACCAAAATACAAGTAGAGAACCAAAGCCTGCTTTGCTGCACGGTTCAACATCAGCAAAGGAGCAAGGCAGTGGAGTTGTTACCGAAAAAGG caGTTCAACAGGAATTTCAAGCAACTTAAAGCCTTCCGATGCATGGAGTTCACACCAAGCTTCTAATGGGCCTATTGATTCAGAACCGAGACACAACAGAGATGCTAATTCAAGTGTTGGTGATAGGAAAGTGGTATCAGAGGAAAAGCGGTCTGTAGCTTCTAATGCTGCTACTTCAAGGGTACAAGTGGCGAAATCCAATAATTCTCAACAACACAATGCATTGCAAGCTTCAAGCAATCCTGTTGTTGGGGTGTACTCCTCCTCGACAGATCCTGTGCATGTGCCATCTCCTGATTCCAGGTCATCTGGTGTTGTTGGGGCGATCAAGCGTGAGGTTGGGGTGGTGGGTGGTCGCCGCCAGTCCTTTGAAAATGCAGTCAAAGATTTGTCATCAAGTAATTCATTTTCAGAATCATTTCGTCCTTTCACTGCAATATCTAAGACTGATCAAGTCAGCCAAACTGCTGCAATTGAACCAATGCCCAGCGTCCCTGTTAACAGATCATTCTTAAACAATCAGTATAACAACAGGCCACATCAACAAGCCGTGGGTCATCCTAAAG CTTCACAACATAACAAAGAGTGGAAACCAAAGTCGAGTCAGAAATCAAGTGTTACTAGCCCTGGAGTGATTGGAACACCTACAAAATCCAGTTCGCCTCCCACAGATAATTCAAAGAACATGGAATTGGATGCAGCTAATTTGCAGGACAAGTTTTCACGAATAAACATCCATGAAAACCAGAATGTAATCATAGCACAACATATTCGAGTCCATGAGACTGATAGGTGCAAGCTGACCTTTGGGAGTTTTGGAGTGGGATTTGATGCTCCCAGGACACCTGGATTTCAAGCAGTTGGGATTTCAGAAGAATCAAATGGGGAATCTGCCATCAG TTTACCAGCATCTGCTCCGGATTCTTCCAGTGATGACGCTTCTGGTGGAAAGCAGATTGAGTTGCTAGATGATCAAGCAAGAAATTATGGATCTGATTCACCTGCAGCCAGTTTAGAATCAGAACATCCATTGCCTGTGAAGTCATCAAGTCCTCCAAACTTGGATAATTATGCTGATATTGGTTTGGTTCGAAACAGCAGTCCATCCTATGCTCCTTCAGAGTCACAGCAGCAGCAAGATCATCCTGAGTTACCAAGCTTTTCG GCATATGATCCCCAGACTGGTTATGATATATCATACTTCCGTCCCCAAATTGACGAGACAGTACGAGGTCAGGGTCTACCATCTCCACACGAG GCCTTAACCACTCATACAGCCAACAACGTTCCTGCATCAACAATGTCCACGGTGCAACAGCAGCCTCCAATGGCTCAAATGTACCCACAAGTTCATGTCTCACAATTCACAAATCTTGTGCCATATCGTCAGTTCATCTCTCCGGTTTATGTTCCACCAATGCCCATGCCTGGCTACTCCAGCAGCCCTGCATATCCACATCCTTCAAATGGCAATAGTTACTTGCTGATGCCCGGAGGTGGCTCCCATCTCAATGCCAATGGCCTCAAGTATGGAATCCAGCATTATAAGCCAGTTCCTGGCAACAATCCTGCTGGTTTTGGAAATTTTGTGAGTCCAAGTGGGTATGCTATTAATGCTCCTGGTGTGGTTGGAAGTGCAACAGGCCTCGAAGACTCATCTCGGATGAAGTACAAAGATGGAAACCTTTATGTTCCTAATCCACAG GCCGAGGCATCTGAAATTTGGATTCAGAACCCAAGGGAGATCCCGGGCATGCAATCTGCTCCATACTATAACATGCCTGGGCAAACACATACTGCTTATTTGCCATCCCACACTGGTCACGCCTCCTTCAATGCAGCTGCAGCACAATCTTCTCACATGCAATTCCCAGGCTTGTATCCTCCTACTCCACAGCCACCTGCAATGGCAAGTCCACACCATTTGGGTCCCGTTATGGGTGGTAATGTTGGAGTTGGTGTTGCCCCAAATGCTCCTGGGGCACAAGTGGGTGCTTATCAGCAACCTCAATTAGGCCATCTCAACTGGACAACAAACTTCTGA
- the LOC133693657 gene encoding protein BIG GRAIN 1-like B — protein MDRWEKPLRDDRYRHQRQNPSFSSTLLDVIYRSIDESGNGKGEEEQLIFYRETMRKKHEINHGFKGEEMTSLQRACMIEKWMEKKVSHEKVSVRRKSMADFDKKSRKDLDSVLLNSSSSSSESSCGGVFSSSESESIYGVNSSRSSTTSYTMQRPKPVRTSISARPEKYQRREDLHQTDTFQHYERNYAPNQKAKPEGSFVKTKSKALKIYSDLKKVKQPISPGRRLASFLNSLFTTGNAKKAKITTPGGSYEERKLKSDQASTCSSASSFSRSCLSKTPSSRGGKLSSNNGAKRSVRFYPVSVIVDEDCRPCGHKNLYGSDRQEMSSTLVAAAVTTATRNNVPTSDEELKLHVMNENRRIEEVARDLLKNYQKKKEEQFDHMSTDLCNDNTHQVCSEEEEEESDDDDDIASCASSDLFELDNLSVVGIERYREELPVYETTHLGTNRAIANGLFL, from the coding sequence ATGGATAGATGGGAGAAACCACTAAGAGATGATAGGTATAGACACCAAAGGCAGAACCCATCTTTCTCCTCTACTCTTCTTGATGTTATCTACCGTTCCATAGATGAGTCTGGCAATGgcaaaggagaagaagagcagCTGATTTTCTACAGAGAAACCATGAGAAAGAAACATGAGATCAATCATGGCTTTAAAGGTGAAGAAATGACAAGTTTGCAAAGAGCATGCATGATAGAGAAGTGGATGGAGAAGAAAGTTAGCCATGAGAAGGTCTCCGTTAGGAGAAAATCCATGGCTGATTTCGACAAGAAATCTCGAAAAGATTTAGATTCTGTGCTGTTAAATTCAAGCTCGAGTTCCTCAGAATCTAGCTGTGGTGGTGTTTTTTCATCTTCAGAATCCGAATCAATTTATGGTGTCAACTCATCAAGATCATCAACAACTAGTTACACCATGCAAAGGCCTAAGCCTGTCAGAACCAGCATTTCTGCTAGGCCAGAGAAATACCAAAGACGTGAAGATCTTCATCAAACCGATACGTTTCAACATTATGAGAGGAATTACGCACCAAACCAGAAGGCAAAACCTGAAGGCAGTTTTGTCAAGACAAAATCAAAGGCCTTAAAGATTTATAGTGATCTCAAGAAGGTCAAGCAGCCTATATCGCCTGGCCGCAGGCTTGCGAGCTTTCTTAACTCTCTTTTCACTACAGGCAATGCAAAGAAGGCCAAGATTACGACGCCGGGTGGAAGTTACGAAGAGCGGAAGTTAAAGTCCGATCAAGCATCTACATGCTCTTCAGCCTCTTCATTTTCAAGGTCTTGCTTGAGCAAAACCCCTTCTTCAAGAGGTGGGAAATTGAGTAGCAACAATGGAGCCAAAAGGTCAGTGAGGTTCTATCCTGTTAGTGTGATTGTTGATGAAGATTGTAGGCCTTGTGGGCATAAAAATCTATATGGAAGTGATCGTCAAGAGATGAGTAGTACTTTAGTGGCAGCTGCAGTTACAACTGCTACAAGAAACAACGTTCCCACAAGTGATGAAGAGCTTAAGCTGCATGTCATGAATGAAAATCGCCGAATCGAGGAAGTTGCAAGGGATCTCTTAAAGAACtatcaaaagaagaaggaagagcAGTTTGATCATATGAGCACTGATCTTTGCAATGACAATACTCATCAAGTGTGTAgtgaggaagaggaagaagaatctGATGACGATGATGATATAGCAAGTTGTGCAAGTTCTGATTTGTTTGAATTAGATAATCTTTCTGTTGTTGGAATAGAGAGGTATAGAGAAGAATTGCCTGTGTATGAAACAACTCATCTGGGTACTAATCGAGCCATTGCTAATGGCTTATTCCtgtaa